The Enterococcus rotai genome includes a window with the following:
- a CDS encoding MurR/RpiR family transcriptional regulator, which yields MSIIDLIEAATFSSAEQEAVKYILRQGYDINNLTLKELSKQSFTSPATFVRVAQRIGFKGWNEFKESFLREIAYFDRQVNNIDLNIPFDNKDTIISIANKVTEIKKESLEDTVELLSYKTLSSAVDVLDSAGEIKIFASNINLLLASEFQFKMKRILKNVTLSSLEGEHIYDVLNMKEDSVALVISYSGSSKKMDEIMQTLKSKHLSIIAITSLTENLLTLNSDIVLHMTTREKLYSKIGQYSTNTSILHILDILYSAIFAKNFESNMAHIIETSKLANYRRATAKPMEE from the coding sequence ATGTCTATTATTGATTTAATCGAGGCCGCAACATTTTCGAGTGCTGAACAAGAAGCTGTTAAGTACATACTTAGACAAGGGTACGATATTAACAACTTGACTTTAAAAGAACTTTCCAAGCAAAGCTTTACCTCGCCAGCAACATTTGTTCGAGTGGCACAAAGAATAGGATTCAAGGGCTGGAACGAATTTAAAGAGAGCTTCTTAAGAGAAATAGCTTATTTTGATAGACAGGTTAATAACATTGATTTAAATATTCCTTTTGATAACAAAGATACGATCATTAGTATTGCCAATAAAGTTACGGAAATAAAGAAAGAATCGTTAGAAGATACCGTTGAATTACTATCGTATAAAACACTCAGCTCAGCAGTTGATGTTTTAGATAGTGCAGGTGAGATAAAAATATTTGCAAGCAATATCAATCTGCTGCTTGCAAGTGAATTCCAATTTAAAATGAAAAGAATCTTAAAAAATGTAACATTGAGTTCATTGGAAGGTGAACATATCTATGATGTGTTAAATATGAAAGAAGATTCTGTTGCCTTGGTGATTTCTTATAGTGGAAGTAGCAAAAAAATGGACGAAATTATGCAAACCCTTAAATCTAAGCATTTGTCAATTATTGCAATTACTAGTTTAACTGAAAATTTATTGACTCTAAATTCAGATATCGTTCTCCATATGACGACTAGAGAAAAATTGTATTCAAAAATAGGTCAATATTCAACGAATACTTCTATACTTCATATTCTTGATATTCTATATTCCGCCATATTTGCTAAGAATTTTGAATCGAATATGGCACATATTATAGAAACGTCTAAACTTGCTAATTACCGAAGAGCAACTGCCAAACCAATGGAGGAATAA
- the ptsP gene encoding phosphoenolpyruvate--protein phosphotransferase: MSEMLKGIAASDGVAIAKAYLLVQPDLSFDKKSVEDTSAEESRLDAALAKSTTELQAIREKAAQSLGEEEAQVFDAHLMVLADPEMIGQIKQNIQDNKVNAESALKEVTDMYIGMFEAMDDNAYMQERAADIRDVAKRILAHLLGVTLPNPSMINEEVVVVAHDLTPSDTAQLDRTYVKAFVTDIGGRTSHSAIMARSLEIPAIVGTKEITAKVKEGDILAVNGIDGDVIVHPTDAEKAEFEAKGKEYADLKVEWEKLKNAETVTADGKHIELAANIGTPKDLEGVHNNGAEAVGLYRTEFLYMDSPDFPTEDEQYTAYTAVLEGMNGKPVVVRTMDIGGDKELPYLQLPHEMNPFLGYRALRISLSERGDEMFRTQMRALLRASVHGNLRIMFPMVATLKEFRAAKKIFEEEKAKLVSEGTKVSDTIQVGIMIEIPAAAVIADKFAKEVDFFSIGTNDLIQYTMAADRMNERVSYLYQPYNPSILRLIKNVIDASHAEGKWTGMCGEMGGDQMAVPLLVGMGLDEFSMSATSILQTRSLMKRLDTKKMAELADRALNDCDTMEEVIDLVKDYTK, encoded by the coding sequence ATGTCTGAAATGCTAAAAGGAATTGCCGCAAGTGATGGTGTCGCTATTGCTAAAGCTTACCTGTTAGTTCAACCTGATTTATCTTTCGACAAAAAATCTGTAGAAGATACATCTGCCGAAGAAAGCCGTTTAGATGCTGCTTTGGCAAAATCTACGACTGAGTTGCAAGCAATCAGAGAAAAAGCAGCGCAAAGCCTTGGTGAAGAAGAAGCACAAGTATTTGACGCACATTTAATGGTTTTAGCTGACCCAGAAATGATCGGTCAAATCAAACAAAACATTCAAGATAACAAAGTAAATGCTGAATCAGCGTTAAAAGAAGTGACTGATATGTATATCGGTATGTTCGAAGCGATGGATGATAATGCCTACATGCAAGAACGTGCGGCTGATATTCGTGATGTTGCAAAACGTATTTTAGCTCATTTATTAGGTGTTACTCTTCCTAATCCTTCAATGATTAACGAAGAAGTAGTCGTGGTTGCCCATGACTTAACACCAAGTGATACTGCTCAATTAGACCGCACGTATGTAAAAGCATTCGTAACGGATATTGGCGGACGTACATCACATTCAGCGATCATGGCTCGCTCTCTTGAAATTCCTGCAATCGTAGGGACAAAAGAAATCACTGCCAAAGTCAAAGAAGGCGATATTTTAGCGGTTAACGGAATCGATGGCGATGTTATCGTTCACCCAACTGATGCTGAAAAAGCTGAATTTGAAGCAAAAGGCAAAGAGTATGCTGATCTTAAAGTTGAATGGGAAAAACTAAAAAATGCTGAAACAGTAACTGCTGATGGTAAACACATCGAGCTCGCTGCTAACATTGGTACTCCTAAAGATTTAGAAGGCGTACACAACAATGGTGCTGAAGCTGTTGGTTTATATCGTACAGAATTCCTTTACATGGATTCTCCAGATTTCCCAACAGAAGATGAACAATATACAGCTTATACTGCAGTACTTGAAGGCATGAACGGCAAACCTGTCGTGGTTCGTACAATGGATATCGGTGGAGATAAAGAATTACCTTATCTTCAATTACCGCATGAAATGAACCCATTCTTAGGGTACCGTGCATTACGTATCAGCTTATCTGAACGTGGCGACGAAATGTTCCGTACACAAATGCGCGCATTATTACGTGCTTCTGTTCACGGTAACTTACGTATCATGTTCCCAATGGTTGCAACGTTAAAAGAATTCAGAGCAGCGAAGAAAATCTTTGAAGAAGAAAAAGCAAAATTAGTTTCTGAAGGAACAAAAGTTTCTGATACGATTCAAGTTGGTATCATGATCGAAATTCCTGCAGCAGCTGTAATTGCTGACAAATTCGCCAAAGAAGTTGATTTCTTCAGTATTGGAACAAATGACTTGATTCAATACACAATGGCAGCAGACCGTATGAACGAACGCGTTTCTTACTTGTACCAACCATATAACCCATCAATTCTACGTTTGATTAAAAACGTGATTGACGCATCTCATGCAGAAGGTAAATGGACTGGTATGTGTGGAGAAATGGGCGGTGATCAAATGGCTGTACCATTATTGGTAGGAATGGGCTTAGATGAGTTCTCAATGAGTGCGACATCTATTCTTCAAACTCGTAGCTTGATGAAACGTCTAGACACTAAGAAAATGGCTGAACTTGCGGATCGTGCGTTGAATGACTGCGATACAATGGAAGAAGTTATTGACTTGGTTAAGGATTATACGAAGTAA
- a CDS encoding phosphocarrier protein HPr, with protein sequence MEKKDFHIVAETGIHARPATLLVQTASKFNSDINLEYKGKSVNLKSIMGVMSLGVGQGSDVTISVDGVDEADALAAIVDTMKKEGLSE encoded by the coding sequence ATGGAAAAGAAAGATTTTCACATCGTAGCAGAAACAGGGATTCACGCTCGTCCAGCTACATTATTAGTACAAACTGCAAGTAAATTCAACTCAGATATCAACTTAGAATACAAAGGTAAATCTGTTAACCTTAAATCAATCATGGGCGTTATGTCTCTAGGCGTTGGCCAAGGTTCAGACGTAACTATCTCAGTTGACGGTGTTGACGAAGCTGATGCATTAGCAGCAATCGTAGACACAATGAAAAAAGAAGGATTGTCAGAATAA
- a CDS encoding nucleotidyltransferase domain-containing protein, whose product MDQTIKQELDRIAEKEQIQILYAVESGSRAWGFPSKDSDYDVRFIYTRPKKSYLQLQPTKDVLEYPISGDLDISGWDLDKTLKLLRKNNPALLEWLASPIIYKKNTSFYRELCLLSDKIQQPKGLIYHYLHMAKGNFRDYLKQEQVKSKKYFYVLRPLLACMWIEYYHEKPPVPFEQLLTIPSLSTDFLDAVAQLLIRKKAGEELALEEQIPEIQAFIKEKITYFESYVLTLETLPSISYDELNDFFFKWIE is encoded by the coding sequence ATGGACCAAACAATAAAACAAGAACTCGATAGAATAGCTGAAAAAGAACAGATTCAAATTTTATATGCTGTAGAATCCGGCAGCCGTGCTTGGGGATTTCCTTCTAAAGACAGTGATTACGATGTTCGTTTTATCTACACTCGTCCTAAAAAATCGTATTTACAGTTACAACCTACAAAAGATGTGCTGGAATACCCGATATCTGGCGATTTAGATATTAGCGGTTGGGATTTAGATAAAACATTAAAATTACTGAGGAAAAATAATCCTGCACTTTTAGAATGGCTAGCTTCTCCCATTATTTATAAGAAAAACACCTCATTCTATCGCGAACTTTGCTTACTTTCTGACAAAATTCAACAGCCTAAAGGACTGATTTATCATTATTTGCATATGGCTAAAGGGAATTTTAGAGATTATTTGAAGCAGGAACAAGTGAAAAGCAAAAAATATTTTTATGTTTTGCGTCCCTTACTTGCTTGTATGTGGATCGAGTATTATCACGAAAAACCACCAGTTCCTTTCGAACAACTATTAACAATTCCTAGTTTATCCACTGACTTTTTAGATGCTGTAGCACAATTACTAATCAGGAAAAAAGCGGGCGAAGAATTAGCATTAGAAGAACAAATTCCGGAAATCCAAGCATTTATCAAAGAAAAAATCACTTATTTTGAGTCCTATGTTCTAACATTAGAAACGCTCCCTTCGATTTCCTATGACGAATTGAATGACTTCTTTTTTAAATGGATTGAATAG